The following are from one region of the Veillonella nakazawae genome:
- the mraZ gene encoding division/cell wall cluster transcriptional repressor MraZ encodes MFMGEYNHTIDTKGRMIIPAKIREQLGEVCIVTKGLDNCLAIYTEEAWKKISTALQSQSSTKASVRALKRFVFGSAAELEYDKQGRVLIPVPLREYASLDKQAVIVGAGDHVEIWSREKYDYYDDQVAESMEELVEGLEGIML; translated from the coding sequence ATGTTCATGGGAGAATATAATCACACCATTGATACAAAAGGGCGGATGATTATACCCGCGAAAATACGTGAACAACTAGGCGAAGTATGCATTGTGACTAAGGGCCTAGATAACTGCTTAGCTATTTACACCGAAGAAGCGTGGAAGAAAATTTCTACAGCTTTACAATCACAATCCTCCACTAAAGCTAGCGTACGTGCCTTAAAACGTTTTGTTTTTGGTAGTGCTGCTGAGCTTGAGTATGATAAACAAGGTCGTGTCCTCATTCCTGTACCACTACGTGAATATGCGAGCCTTGATAAACAGGCCGTTATTGTCGGTGCTGGGGATCACGTTGAAATTTGGAGCCGCGAAAAATATGATTACTATGATGATCAAGTGGCTGAAAGTATGGAAGAATTAGTCGAAGGGCTTGAAGGGATTATGTTATAG
- the rsmH gene encoding 16S rRNA (cytosine(1402)-N(4))-methyltransferase RsmH, whose protein sequence is MEFNHTSVLLRETVDSVVTNPKGIYVDCTLGGAGHAHAVGEMLDPEGMIIGLDQDEDALSVARQRLSDLKCQVLTIPTNFSDLKEALQNEGIYEVDGFIFDLGVSSYQLDTPERGFSYMNDGPLDMRMDKEAPLTAEEVVNEYDAEALLQIIRDYGEERWAKRIVEFIVNARQEKRITTTGELVRIIKQAIPAKARQDGPHPAKRTFQAIRIEVNRELAILHDSFVDAVSMLKPKGKIGVITFHSLEDRITKQTFKELSTACICPPELPMCVCNHKAVVKAKNKAIEPSAGEIEVNPRARSAKLRVAVKL, encoded by the coding sequence ATGGAATTTAATCATACCAGCGTACTTTTACGCGAAACGGTGGACTCCGTCGTAACTAATCCAAAAGGCATTTATGTGGACTGTACCCTTGGTGGGGCAGGACATGCGCACGCAGTGGGCGAAATGCTTGACCCAGAAGGCATGATAATCGGTTTAGATCAAGATGAAGATGCATTGAGCGTAGCTCGACAGCGTCTATCTGATTTAAAGTGTCAGGTGTTAACGATACCGACAAACTTTTCTGACTTAAAGGAAGCCCTTCAAAATGAGGGCATCTATGAAGTAGATGGTTTTATCTTTGATCTTGGCGTATCAAGTTATCAATTAGATACACCAGAACGTGGCTTTTCATATATGAATGATGGTCCACTTGATATGCGGATGGATAAGGAAGCACCATTAACAGCAGAGGAAGTTGTTAATGAATATGATGCTGAAGCACTATTGCAAATTATCCGTGACTATGGTGAAGAACGATGGGCTAAGCGGATTGTTGAATTCATCGTTAATGCACGTCAAGAAAAACGAATAACCACTACTGGTGAGTTAGTTAGAATTATTAAACAAGCAATACCTGCGAAGGCGCGTCAAGATGGACCGCATCCGGCAAAACGGACGTTCCAAGCCATTCGCATTGAAGTAAATAGAGAATTAGCTATCTTGCATGATAGTTTTGTAGATGCTGTATCCATGTTGAAACCAAAGGGGAAAATTGGGGTTATCACATTTCACTCCTTGGAAGATCGAATTACAAAACAAACTTTCAAAGAGTTGAGTACAGCATGTATATGTCCTCCAGAACTACCGATGTGTGTATGTAACCACAAAGCTGTTGTGAAGGCGAAGAATAAGGCTATAGAGCCAAGTGCAGGGGAGATTGAGGTTAATCCGAGGGCTAGAAGCGCGAAGTTGCGCGTAGCCGTCAAGTTGTAG
- the ftsL gene encoding cell division protein FtsL, giving the protein MLARKAVVGQVKSDVLVASQGRKRSASVALDLSPMMWQVVYGIAALVAFLLIMMVMNAYSTKLGYEVVKTQQAVVQLTKDNDALDVEVASLKSPVRIQQIAEQQLGMVLPDSFVYSTKSAVTERTVQEKQQIID; this is encoded by the coding sequence ATGTTAGCGAGAAAGGCTGTTGTGGGCCAAGTAAAAAGCGATGTGTTGGTCGCTTCACAAGGGAGAAAACGTAGTGCAAGTGTGGCTTTAGATTTGAGTCCTATGATGTGGCAAGTTGTATATGGTATTGCTGCATTAGTTGCATTTTTGCTTATTATGATGGTTATGAATGCGTACAGCACAAAATTAGGCTACGAAGTAGTTAAAACACAGCAAGCTGTAGTACAATTAACAAAAGATAATGATGCTTTGGATGTTGAAGTGGCTTCCTTAAAGTCGCCCGTTCGTATCCAACAAATCGCAGAACAACAACTAGGGATGGTTTTGCCTGATTCTTTTGTTTATAGCACAAAAAGCGCTGTTACTGAACGCACTGTACAAGAGAAACAGCAAATTATAGACTAG
- a CDS encoding UDP-N-acetylmuramoyl-L-alanyl-D-glutamate--2,6-diaminopimelate ligase encodes MKQLQDIVKTLQTTHVEGNTAVKVLDITADSRAVKVGSLFIALDGATVDGHNYVNKAVEAGAVAVLVSKPVEVSGDVCVITVEDTRKAMMACVPYFFDYPANSMRMIGVTGTNGKTTTTHMIRHILKAQGHKVGVIGTVHIMIGDTTYPIHNTTPDVVDLQHILHQMVEEGVTHCVMEVSSHALALGRVSGVEYDTAVFTNLTQDHLDFHKTFENYLAAKCKLFEQVSAPNQTKSGKGAIINIDDEYGHRVIEKTTAPIITYSIDGKGTLNAHDVEMTPKSSRYTVSYDGYDYTVAMNTTGLFNVYNTLAAIGACLLEGISMEDIDKALKTFSAVPGRFELIEEGQPFAVVVDYAHTPDGLENILQTAKAIQENRIIVVFGCGGDRDATKRPIMGRIAAQYGDVVYVTSDNPRTEDPVQIVKDVEAGVKEGLREGSHYEVIVDRREAIQHAIQNAKPGDIVLIAGKGHEDYQILKDKTIHFDDREEARAALKEI; translated from the coding sequence ATGAAACAATTACAAGATATAGTAAAAACCTTGCAAACAACGCATGTAGAAGGTAATACAGCTGTTAAAGTATTAGATATTACAGCTGATTCTCGTGCTGTAAAAGTAGGCAGTTTATTTATTGCTTTAGATGGTGCCACTGTAGATGGTCATAATTATGTAAATAAAGCTGTTGAAGCTGGTGCAGTAGCAGTACTTGTATCTAAACCAGTAGAGGTAAGTGGTGATGTTTGTGTTATCACTGTAGAGGACACTCGTAAAGCTATGATGGCATGTGTGCCATATTTCTTTGATTATCCAGCAAATTCCATGCGCATGATTGGCGTTACTGGTACGAATGGTAAAACGACTACAACGCATATGATTCGCCATATTTTGAAAGCTCAAGGTCATAAAGTGGGCGTTATTGGTACTGTTCATATTATGATTGGTGATACAACATATCCAATTCATAATACGACACCTGATGTAGTGGATTTGCAACATATTCTTCATCAAATGGTAGAGGAAGGTGTTACACATTGCGTAATGGAGGTTTCTTCACACGCATTGGCATTGGGGCGAGTTTCTGGTGTTGAATATGATACAGCGGTATTTACAAACTTAACACAAGATCATTTGGACTTTCACAAGACCTTTGAAAATTATTTGGCAGCTAAGTGTAAATTATTTGAACAAGTTAGCGCACCTAATCAAACTAAATCTGGTAAAGGGGCTATCATTAATATCGATGACGAATATGGTCATCGTGTAATTGAGAAAACAACAGCACCTATCATTACTTACAGTATTGATGGTAAAGGTACGTTGAATGCTCATGATGTAGAAATGACACCTAAGTCTAGCCGTTACACTGTCTCTTATGATGGCTATGACTATACAGTAGCTATGAATACCACAGGTTTATTTAATGTATATAATACTTTGGCTGCTATTGGTGCTTGTCTATTAGAAGGCATATCTATGGAAGATATAGATAAAGCATTGAAAACATTTAGCGCTGTGCCTGGCCGTTTTGAGCTCATTGAAGAAGGTCAACCATTTGCTGTGGTTGTAGATTATGCACATACACCAGATGGGCTAGAAAATATTCTACAAACTGCAAAGGCTATTCAAGAAAATCGCATTATTGTAGTCTTTGGTTGTGGTGGTGACCGAGATGCGACAAAACGACCTATCATGGGCCGTATTGCTGCACAATATGGTGATGTTGTGTATGTAACGTCTGACAATCCACGTACAGAGGATCCTGTACAAATTGTAAAAGATGTTGAAGCAGGCGTTAAAGAAGGCCTTCGTGAAGGCTCTCATTATGAAGTTATTGTTGATCGTCGGGAAGCGATTCAACATGCAATACAAAATGCAAAACCTGGGGATATTGTACTGATTGCAGGTAAGGGGCATGAGGATTACCAAATCTTAAAGGATAAAACGATTCATTTTGATGATCGTGAAGAGGCGCGAGCAGCCCTCAAGGAGATCTAA
- a CDS encoding UDP-N-acetylmuramoyl-tripeptide--D-alanyl-D-alanine ligase, which translates to MAEFTLSQVVEATEGTSTHTDNIKFLDVSTDTRTIESGFLFVALKGDTFDGHDFINTAIEKGATGAIVEKGRAVEGIVCIEVENTLVAYQNLARYHRRRFDIPVVAITGSSGKTTTKEMVAAVLGTEFNVLKTEKNFNNEIGLPKTLLRLTAEHQACVVEMGMRGLGQIEELALIAEPTMGIITNVGTSHIELLGSREAIAQAKGELIRCLPENSVAILNEDDPYVKAMDSLAKGKTITYGIERNATCIGSHLRYKKDGIKFTCKCYDEVFDIFLPMIGEHNVYDALAAIVAGRVLGIKSNTIRKGLSEFTGTPMRQEIVPFEDIVILNDAYNANPSSMAEAIKALGQLEGKRKIAMLGDMLELGDYTEQAHREIGQLLAEEGYSVVFTFGDAAAFIAKEAKKAGLTAFRCNSHLEMANAYSDIREKGDVILVKGSRGLRMERVVEELKDRE; encoded by the coding sequence ATGGCAGAATTTACATTGTCTCAAGTGGTAGAAGCCACAGAAGGGACGAGTACACATACCGACAATATTAAGTTCTTAGATGTATCTACTGATACAAGAACGATTGAATCAGGATTTTTATTTGTAGCCTTAAAAGGTGATACCTTTGATGGTCATGATTTCATCAACACGGCCATTGAAAAGGGTGCTACAGGTGCAATCGTAGAAAAAGGTCGTGCCGTAGAAGGTATTGTTTGTATTGAGGTAGAAAATACCTTGGTAGCATACCAAAACTTGGCACGTTACCATCGTCGCCGTTTCGATATTCCTGTAGTAGCTATTACTGGTTCCTCTGGTAAAACTACGACAAAGGAAATGGTGGCCGCTGTACTTGGTACAGAATTTAATGTTTTGAAAACTGAAAAAAACTTTAATAATGAAATTGGTTTGCCAAAAACATTGTTGCGCTTAACTGCAGAACATCAAGCATGTGTCGTAGAGATGGGCATGCGTGGCCTTGGTCAAATTGAAGAGCTTGCATTGATTGCGGAACCAACTATGGGCATTATTACCAATGTTGGTACTAGCCATATTGAGTTGTTAGGCTCTCGTGAAGCCATTGCACAAGCTAAAGGTGAATTAATTCGTTGTTTGCCTGAAAATAGTGTGGCTATTCTCAATGAAGATGATCCATATGTTAAGGCTATGGATAGCCTTGCTAAGGGTAAAACTATTACCTATGGTATTGAACGCAACGCTACTTGTATTGGTAGCCATTTGCGTTATAAAAAAGACGGTATTAAGTTTACTTGCAAATGTTATGACGAAGTCTTCGATATCTTCTTACCTATGATTGGTGAACACAATGTATATGATGCATTGGCAGCAATTGTAGCTGGTCGTGTTTTGGGGATTAAATCCAACACCATTCGTAAAGGCTTAAGCGAGTTTACTGGCACTCCTATGCGCCAAGAAATCGTACCATTTGAAGATATTGTTATCTTAAATGATGCATATAATGCAAATCCTTCCTCTATGGCTGAAGCGATTAAAGCATTAGGTCAACTAGAAGGTAAACGTAAAATCGCTATGCTTGGTGATATGCTTGAGCTTGGTGATTATACTGAACAGGCGCATCGTGAAATTGGTCAATTGCTTGCTGAAGAAGGCTATAGTGTAGTATTCACATTTGGTGATGCTGCGGCCTTCATCGCTAAGGAAGCAAAAAAAGCAGGTTTAACTGCATTCCGTTGTAATAGCCATTTGGAAATGGCTAATGCCTATAGCGATATTCGTGAAAAAGGGGATGTTATCCTTGTCAAAGGTTCCCGAGGCTTGCGAATGGAACGGGTTGTTGAAGAATTAAAAGATCGAGAATAA
- the mraY gene encoding phospho-N-acetylmuramoyl-pentapeptide-transferase, whose amino-acid sequence MIYHILLAFVVTFIITVVLGKIAIPMLRSLHAQQSIREEGPESHQAKAGTPTMGGAFMMIALVLGVAIFAPWNVGTGMLLFLTLGHCLLGFFDDFVKAVKKRNLGLTAKQKLLGQFILAAIFCYCITEIMVIPTTLWIPVADIHLQLGWAYYVLAFLIIVGATNAVNLTDGLDGLASGTSAVAAIAFSVIGLMAASTTNSIGAESVAYFGAIVAAVCLGFLVYNVNPAKVFMGDTGSLALGGAFAAMAILTKTELLLVVIGGIFVMEALSVIIQVISFKTRGVRVFKMSPIHHHFELSGWAEQTVVNRFWFGGAVLAVIGVVLATITL is encoded by the coding sequence ATGATATATCATATTCTATTAGCCTTTGTAGTGACCTTTATCATTACAGTAGTGCTAGGTAAAATTGCTATTCCTATGTTGCGTTCTTTACACGCACAACAAAGTATTCGTGAAGAAGGTCCAGAAAGTCATCAGGCGAAAGCGGGTACGCCAACAATGGGTGGTGCCTTCATGATGATCGCCCTTGTTCTTGGTGTTGCTATTTTCGCACCATGGAATGTAGGTACAGGCATGTTATTGTTTTTAACATTGGGTCATTGTTTATTGGGCTTTTTTGATGATTTTGTAAAAGCCGTTAAAAAACGTAATCTTGGCTTAACAGCTAAGCAAAAATTGCTAGGTCAATTTATTTTGGCGGCCATATTCTGTTACTGTATTACTGAAATTATGGTTATTCCTACCACATTGTGGATTCCTGTAGCAGATATACATCTTCAATTAGGTTGGGCTTATTATGTTTTGGCGTTTTTAATTATCGTAGGTGCTACGAACGCAGTAAACCTTACAGATGGTCTTGATGGATTAGCTAGTGGTACCTCTGCTGTAGCTGCGATTGCTTTCTCCGTGATTGGTCTTATGGCTGCATCTACAACAAATTCTATTGGTGCTGAAAGCGTTGCTTACTTTGGCGCTATTGTAGCCGCTGTTTGCCTTGGTTTCTTGGTATACAATGTAAACCCTGCGAAGGTGTTCATGGGGGATACTGGATCCTTAGCTTTAGGTGGTGCTTTTGCGGCTATGGCAATTTTGACTAAAACAGAATTGCTACTCGTTGTAATTGGTGGCATTTTTGTTATGGAAGCATTGTCCGTTATTATTCAAGTTATATCCTTTAAAACTCGTGGTGTACGCGTATTTAAAATGAGCCCAATTCACCATCATTTTGAGTTATCTGGTTGGGCTGAGCAAACTGTTGTTAATCGCTTCTGGTTTGGTGGTGCTGTATTAGCTGTTATTGGTGTCGTTTTAGCGACTATAACTTTGTAA
- the murD gene encoding UDP-N-acetylmuramoyl-L-alanine--D-glutamate ligase produces MEYGDKHILVLGAGASGIGASWVLAQVGAHVVLNDYKPVTLPADEEKRLVSAGVDIITGRQDESLLDGVDRIVISPGISLDIPIVKAAQARGIDVVSEVEVAYELSKSPIVAVTGTNGKTTTTTLLTKVLEGTGKPVRVGGNIGDSLSEVAYSMPADGFLVAELSSYQLETIKHFRPIGAIMLNITPDHLARHKTMENYIAAKERIFENQLSTDFMVLNIDDPIVADMKHRAPSHILEISQHQVVSNGAYYDKGQCYVTKNGIATPVIGSADIHIPGSHNIENILTVIALAYALSVPIETIHRIISEFHGVEHRLERVKTLDGITFYNDSKATNVDSVVKALESFDQSVILLAGGHDKMTPLEDFMQLVKHHTKAVIFMGEAADRFEAAAKEAGVQPIYRASSMKDAVEQGYKLAVQGDIVLLSPACSSFDWYSCFEERGDDFKNCVHMLQEGRHH; encoded by the coding sequence ATGGAATACGGAGATAAACATATACTTGTTCTTGGCGCTGGTGCCAGCGGTATAGGCGCATCTTGGGTATTAGCTCAAGTTGGGGCCCATGTAGTGTTAAATGATTATAAGCCTGTTACACTGCCTGCAGATGAGGAAAAAAGACTTGTATCAGCAGGTGTAGATATTATTACCGGTAGACAAGATGAATCCTTGCTTGATGGCGTGGATCGCATTGTTATTTCTCCAGGTATTTCTCTAGATATTCCCATTGTAAAAGCCGCTCAAGCTCGTGGTATTGATGTGGTTAGTGAAGTAGAAGTAGCTTATGAGTTATCTAAATCGCCAATTGTAGCCGTTACAGGTACAAATGGTAAGACCACTACTACAACATTATTAACTAAGGTATTGGAAGGAACTGGAAAGCCAGTTCGCGTTGGTGGTAATATCGGCGATTCTCTTAGTGAAGTAGCCTATTCCATGCCAGCAGATGGTTTTTTGGTAGCTGAGTTATCTAGCTATCAATTAGAAACAATTAAGCATTTTAGACCGATTGGTGCTATTATGCTCAACATTACACCAGATCATTTAGCTCGTCATAAGACAATGGAAAATTATATTGCTGCGAAGGAACGCATCTTTGAAAATCAATTGAGTACAGATTTTATGGTGCTTAATATTGATGATCCTATTGTAGCAGACATGAAACATCGTGCACCTAGCCATATCCTTGAAATTAGTCAACATCAAGTGGTTTCAAATGGTGCTTACTATGATAAAGGACAATGTTATGTAACAAAGAATGGTATAGCAACACCTGTTATTGGTAGTGCTGATATCCACATTCCAGGTAGCCATAATATTGAAAATATTTTAACTGTTATCGCTTTAGCTTATGCGTTAAGTGTGCCGATAGAAACTATTCATCGTATTATAAGCGAGTTCCATGGTGTTGAACACCGATTAGAACGAGTTAAAACTCTTGATGGAATTACATTCTATAATGATTCTAAAGCTACTAATGTTGACTCTGTTGTAAAAGCATTGGAATCCTTTGATCAATCCGTTATTTTATTAGCTGGTGGTCATGATAAAATGACTCCGTTAGAAGACTTTATGCAGCTTGTTAAACATCACACAAAAGCTGTTATCTTTATGGGGGAAGCGGCGGATCGATTTGAAGCTGCTGCAAAAGAGGCTGGTGTTCAGCCTATTTATAGAGCTTCATCTATGAAAGATGCTGTAGAACAGGGTTATAAATTGGCTGTCCAAGGTGATATTGTATTATTATCGCCAGCTTGTTCAAGTTTTGATTGGTATAGCTGTTTTGAAGAACGTGGCGATGATTTTAAAAACTGTGTTCATATGTTGCAAGAAGGGAGACACCATTAA
- the murG gene encoding undecaprenyldiphospho-muramoylpentapeptide beta-N-acetylglucosaminyltransferase, protein MKRIIISGGGTGGHIYPAITIYKEIMKQNPDAQVLYVGTERGLEATLVPKEGIEFTTLPVQGLQRKLSFGTLVTLGKTAFSLVKANTIISNFKPDVVIGTGGYVCGPILMAAALRNIPTLIQEQNVIAGITNKILSRFVDVVAMGYKDAESSFSKAKRVVYTGNPVRPDVLVDTREDGRNYFNLSDDTFTVLIAGGSRGARTINNAMIDVHKHFQGTEGIKLIHITGDGEYQSVLSQLGITNGDGLGDSSLILPYLHDMPKALAAADLAVFRSGAIGLAELAVRGIPSVLVPYPYAAEDHQTYNARIFVQEGAAHMIVDQMLSAHDLIGEIEMFMANRDLLSQMGERALQLGKPNAAHDIAKLALSIAK, encoded by the coding sequence ATGAAACGTATCATTATTTCAGGTGGTGGCACTGGTGGACATATATACCCAGCAATAACTATATATAAGGAAATTATGAAACAGAACCCTGATGCACAGGTTTTATATGTAGGAACGGAAAGGGGCTTAGAGGCTACCTTAGTGCCTAAAGAAGGCATTGAATTTACTACATTACCTGTACAAGGTTTGCAACGTAAATTATCTTTTGGTACGTTGGTGACGTTAGGCAAGACTGCTTTTTCTCTTGTGAAAGCTAATACAATCATTTCCAACTTTAAGCCTGATGTAGTTATTGGTACGGGCGGTTATGTTTGTGGTCCTATTCTTATGGCCGCAGCATTGCGCAATATTCCAACGTTGATACAGGAACAAAATGTCATTGCAGGCATTACAAATAAAATTCTAAGCCGTTTTGTTGATGTAGTCGCTATGGGTTACAAGGATGCAGAATCATCTTTTTCAAAGGCAAAACGCGTAGTATATACTGGTAATCCAGTACGTCCTGATGTATTAGTTGATACTAGGGAAGATGGACGTAATTATTTTAATTTAAGTGATGACACGTTCACTGTTCTTATAGCCGGTGGTTCTCGTGGGGCGAGAACCATCAATAATGCTATGATTGATGTACATAAGCATTTTCAAGGAACAGAAGGAATTAAATTAATCCATATTACAGGGGATGGGGAATATCAATCTGTGTTATCTCAGCTTGGTATTACCAATGGTGATGGTTTAGGTGATTCCTCCTTGATCTTGCCATATTTACACGATATGCCAAAAGCATTGGCGGCAGCTGATTTAGCAGTCTTTAGGTCTGGTGCTATCGGTCTTGCTGAACTAGCAGTTCGAGGTATTCCATCTGTATTGGTACCATATCCATATGCAGCGGAAGATCATCAAACCTATAATGCCCGTATTTTTGTTCAAGAAGGGGCAGCGCATATGATTGTTGATCAAATGTTAAGTGCCCATGATTTGATAGGGGAAATTGAAATGTTTATGGCCAATCGTGATTTATTGTCACAAATGGGAGAACGAGCGTTGCAGTTAGGTAAACCTAATGCGGCTCATGATATTGCAAAGTTAGCATTATCTATTGCAAAGTAA
- the murC gene encoding UDP-N-acetylmuramate--L-alanine ligase, whose protein sequence is MLDGIHKIHLIGIGGSGMRAIANILIQKGYDVSGSDVADSAVIEKFRNMGATVHIGHNKDYVKGVDAVVRSTAIREDNPEIVAAKEQGITILHRSDIVKAVLDVTDGIAVAGAHGKTSTTSMIGQILVEAEADPTVIIGGEVDYLKGSSCLGKGHFSVVEADESDGSFLKLRPHTIVITNIEDDHMDHYKTMDNLLNAFCEFVETLPESGKAIVCGDNENIRYVMSRVNRNFITYGLSDNNDYVAKNIHYVDSTLVYDVYHNGVNVERIRLRVPGEHNVLNSLAAFVVAHDCCGVETRIITKGLGKFIGAKRRFETKGHVAGVWVVDDYAHHPTEIKATLKAAKELEKHRVICVFQPHRFTRTSLLKDEFATAFTSADEVYMTDIYSSGEDPIPGIDGNTIPNAIKTATGQDVNYVPSVDDLPEVLAKIVRPNDLVITMGAGSINQYGPKLLAILEEGLQ, encoded by the coding sequence ATGTTAGACGGTATTCATAAGATTCATCTTATTGGTATAGGTGGGTCTGGCATGCGTGCTATAGCGAATATTTTAATTCAAAAAGGTTATGACGTATCTGGTTCAGATGTAGCTGATTCTGCAGTTATTGAAAAGTTCAGAAATATGGGCGCTACAGTTCATATTGGCCATAATAAAGATTATGTAAAAGGCGTTGATGCAGTAGTTCGTTCTACGGCTATTCGCGAAGATAACCCTGAAATTGTAGCTGCTAAAGAGCAAGGTATTACAATTTTACACCGTTCCGATATTGTAAAAGCTGTGTTAGACGTAACAGATGGCATTGCAGTAGCTGGTGCTCATGGTAAAACTTCTACTACATCCATGATTGGACAAATTTTAGTAGAAGCAGAAGCTGATCCAACAGTTATTATCGGTGGTGAAGTAGATTATTTAAAAGGTAGTAGTTGTCTAGGTAAGGGGCATTTCTCTGTAGTTGAAGCAGATGAAAGTGATGGGTCTTTCTTGAAACTACGCCCACATACTATTGTTATTACTAACATTGAAGATGATCACATGGATCACTACAAAACAATGGATAATTTGTTAAATGCATTTTGTGAGTTTGTCGAAACCTTACCAGAATCTGGCAAAGCAATCGTATGTGGAGATAATGAGAATATTCGTTATGTTATGAGCCGTGTAAATCGTAATTTCATTACATATGGCTTAAGTGATAATAATGACTATGTAGCTAAAAATATTCACTATGTAGACTCTACTTTGGTATATGATGTATACCATAATGGTGTGAATGTTGAGCGCATTCGCTTACGAGTTCCTGGTGAACATAATGTATTGAATTCGTTGGCTGCCTTTGTTGTTGCTCATGATTGCTGTGGTGTAGAAACGCGCATTATTACAAAAGGTTTAGGTAAGTTTATCGGTGCAAAACGTCGTTTCGAAACAAAAGGTCACGTAGCAGGTGTATGGGTTGTTGATGACTATGCTCATCATCCTACAGAAATTAAAGCAACATTGAAAGCAGCAAAAGAGTTGGAAAAGCATCGTGTTATCTGTGTATTCCAGCCACATCGCTTTACTCGCACAAGCTTGTTAAAGGATGAGTTTGCTACTGCTTTCACAAGCGCTGATGAAGTATATATGACAGATATTTATAGCTCTGGTGAAGATCCAATCCCTGGTATTGATGGCAATACGATTCCAAATGCTATTAAAACGGCCACAGGTCAAGATGTAAATTATGTACCATCTGTTGACGATTTGCCTGAGGTATTAGCGAAAATAGTAAGACCTAATGATCTAGTTATCACCATGGGTGCAGGTTCTATTAATCAATATGGGCCAAAATTATTAGCTATATTGGAGGAAGGCTTACAATGA
- a CDS encoding D-alanine--D-alanine ligase family protein, giving the protein MKDKKIIVLMGGPSKEAEVSRRTGAAIAEALESKGYNAQTLELNPRTVLKDIEDLGGEVVFNAIHGRYGEDGALQGLLEMAEIPYTGSGIMAHAVGMNKKVSKDVFKGANIPTAASESFTGNLESAEAIIEHIRKDFTIPVVVKSATQGSSIGVTIVRDEAQLEEAVTEALKYDPILVVEQFLDGREFTVSVLDGKALSVIEIRPHSGEYDYKSKYTVGATEYLVPAPISAEMTAEMQRIGELVYREVQGSGVIRVDVMTDHADNMYVLEYNTVPGMTATSLVPKAAKEMGIDFPTLCERILLTASIGKF; this is encoded by the coding sequence ATGAAAGATAAAAAAATAATCGTATTAATGGGTGGTCCTTCCAAAGAGGCTGAAGTATCTCGTCGTACTGGCGCTGCTATTGCAGAAGCACTTGAAAGCAAAGGTTATAATGCCCAAACTTTAGAACTAAATCCACGCACTGTATTAAAAGATATTGAAGACTTAGGTGGCGAGGTTGTATTTAATGCAATTCATGGTCGTTACGGCGAAGATGGTGCGTTGCAAGGCCTATTAGAAATGGCTGAAATTCCATACACTGGGTCAGGTATTATGGCTCATGCAGTAGGTATGAATAAAAAAGTAAGTAAAGATGTATTTAAAGGTGCCAATATTCCTACTGCGGCATCCGAGTCCTTTACTGGTAATCTTGAATCTGCAGAAGCTATTATTGAACATATTCGTAAGGATTTTACAATTCCAGTAGTTGTGAAGTCTGCTACGCAAGGCTCCAGCATTGGCGTTACTATTGTTCGCGATGAAGCTCAGTTAGAAGAGGCTGTAACGGAAGCTCTAAAATATGACCCTATTCTTGTGGTAGAACAATTTCTTGATGGTCGTGAATTTACAGTATCTGTATTAGATGGTAAAGCATTGTCTGTTATTGAAATTCGTCCACATTCTGGTGAATATGATTACAAGAGTAAGTACACTGTAGGTGCTACTGAGTATTTAGTGCCAGCGCCTATTAGTGCAGAAATGACTGCTGAAATGCAACGCATTGGGGAACTTGTGTATCGTGAAGTACAAGGCAGTGGGGTAATTCGTGTTGATGTTATGACAGACCATGCAGATAATATGTATGTTCTTGAATACAATACTGTGCCTGGTATGACAGCAACATCTTTAGTACCAAAAGCAGCAAAAGAAATGGGAATTGACTTCCCAACATTATGTGAAAGAATTCTATTAACAGCTAGTATAGGGAAATTTTAA